A part of Microtus ochrogaster isolate Prairie Vole_2 unplaced genomic scaffold, MicOch1.0 UNK78, whole genome shotgun sequence genomic DNA contains:
- the Spry1 gene encoding protein sprouty homolog 1, with translation MDPPSQHGSHTSLVVIQPPALEGRQRLDYDRDTQPAAILSLDQIKAIRGSNEYTEGPSVVRRPAPRTAPRPEKQERTHEIIPANVNNSYEHRPASHSGNARGSVLSRSTSTGSAASSGSSSSASSEQGLLGRSPPTRPIPGHRSDRVIRTQPKQLLVEDLKGPLKEDPTQHKFICEQCGKCKCRECTAPRTLPSCLACDRQCLCSAESMVEYGTCMCLVKGIFYHCSNDDDGGSYSDNPCSCSQSHCCFRYLCMGALSLCLPCLLCYPPAKGCLKMCRGCYDWTHRPGCRCRNSNTVYCKLESCPSRAQGKPS, from the coding sequence ATGGATCCCCCAAGCCAGCATGGCAGCCACACTTCCCTAGTGGTGATTCAGCCACCGGCTCTGGAAGGCCGGCAGAGGCTAGACTATGACAGGGACACTCAGCCTGCTGCGATTCTGTCCCTGGACCAGATCAAGGCCATTAGAGGCAGCAACGAATACACAGAGGGACCTTCAGTCGTGAGAAGACCAGCTCCTCGCACTGCACCAAGACCCGAAAAGCAGGAAAGGACTCATGAAATCATACCAGCCAATGTGAATAACAGCTACGAGCACCGACCTGCCAGCCACTCCGGCAATGCCAGGGGCTCGGTGTTGAGCAGGTCAACCAGCACCGGAAGCGCCGCCAGTTCAGGGAGCAGCAGCAGCGCCTCTTCTGAGCAGGGCCTCTTGGGAAGGTCTCCGCCCACCAGGCCCATCCCCGGTCATAGGTCAGATAGGGTCATCCGGACCCAACCCAAGCAGCTGCTTGTGGAGGACTTGAAGGGTCCCTTGAAAGAGGACCCCACCCAGCACAAGTTCATTTGCGAACAGTGTGGCAAATGCAAGTGCAGAGAGTGTACAGCCCCCCGGACTCTGCCCTCCTGCCTGGCCTGCGACCGGCAGTGCCTCTGCTCCGCGGAGAGCATGGTGGAGTACGGGACCTGCATGTGCCTGGTCAAGGGCATTTTCTACCACTGCTCCAATGATGACGACGGGGGCTCTTACTCGGATAACCCATGCTCCTGTTCGCAGTCGCACTGCTGCTTCAGATACCTGTGCATGGGAGCCCTGTCTTTGTGCCTCCCCTGCTTGCTCTGCTACCCTCCCGCCAAGGGCTGCCTGAAGATGTGCAGGGGTTGTTACGACTGGACCCACCGCCCTGGCTGCAGGTGTAGAAACTCCAACACTGTCTATTGTAAGCTGGAGAGCTGCCCCTCCAGGGCTCAGGGCAAGCCGTCATGA